A stretch of DNA from Oryza brachyantha chromosome 4, ObraRS2, whole genome shotgun sequence:
TGCTGGGGAGGCTTTGGCACTCTTCAAGAGGATGGTCGAGGAGGGTGTTGATGTGACGGACGTCTCTGTACTGGCAGCACTGCAAGCATGCGGAGAGCTGGGTTATCTTGATGAAGGGAGACGTGTCCATGAGCTGCTTGTGGGGATCAAGTTGGACTCCAACGTGTCAGTGATGAATGCGCTCATCACCATGTATTCCAAATGCAAGAGGATTGACCTGGCATCACAGGTGTTTAATGAATTGGACAGAAGGACACGGGTATCGTGGAATGCCATGATTCTTGGATGCACACAGAATGGATGCTCTGATGATGCACTAAGGATTTTCACTAGGATGCAAATGGAGAACATGAGACCAGATTCATTCACTCTTGTTAGTGTTATTCCAGCTCTCGCTGATATTTCGGATCCTCTCCAGGCAAGATGGATCCATGGATATTCTATTAGGTTACACCTTGATCAGGATGTATATGTTCTGACTGCCCTTATTGATATGTATGCAAAATGTGGCCGTGTTACTATAGCTAGAGCTCTGTTCAATTCAGCAAGGGAGAAACATGTTATTACATGGAACGCGTTGATCCATGGGTATGGCTCACATGGTTTTGGAAAGGTTGCAGTTGAGCTATTTGAAGAGATGAAGAGCATTGGCATGGCGCCTAATGAGACAACATTCCTCTCGGTCCTCTCTGCATGTAGTCATGCTGGTTTGGTTGAGGAAGGGCGGAAATATTTTACTAGCATGAAGGACGACTATGGTCTTGAACCTGGGATGGAGCACTATGGTACTATGGTGGATCTTCTTGGCCGAGCTGGGAAGCTAGATGAAGCGTGGGCATTTATCCAAAAGATGCCTATGGACCCTGGTGTTAGTGTTTACGGTGCAATGTTAGGTGCTTGCAAGTTGCACAAGAATGTGGAGCTGGCAGAAGAATCAGCTCAGAAGATTTTTGAGCTAGAGCCACAAGAGGGAGTGTATCATGTCCTATTGGCAAATATTTATGCAAACGCTTCCATGTGGAAGGATGTTGCAAGGGTGAGAACTGCTATGGAGAAGAAAGGCCTCCGAAAAACTCCTGGTTGGAGTATCATTCAACTCAAGAATGAGATCCATACCTTCTACTCTGGAAGCACAAATCATCAGAATGCAAAGGCGATATATTCAAGGTTGGCCAAGTTGATAGAAGAGATCAAAGCTGTGGGCTATGTGCCTGACACTGATTCAATACATGATGTGGAAGATGATGTCAAGGCACAGCTACTCAACACCCACAGTGAGAAGCTTGCCATTGCATTTGGGCTCATTCGCACAGCCCCTGGCACAACAATCCAGATAAAGAAGAACCTTCGAGTTTGTAATGACTGTCATAATGCAACCAAGTTAATATCTTTAGTGACAGGACGGGAAATAATCATGAGAGATATTCAGCGATTCCACCATTTTAAGGATGGAAAATGCTCTTGTGGAGACTACTGGTAGTGAAGTGTTGAGGTAGTTTGAATATGCACCGAGAGATGAGGGAGCTTCCGAAAGATGTTGTAGACATCAAAGTATAACATCTGACAATTAGGTGAAATTATCTTACTGACAAAGTTCTTGAGGTAAGTGCTTAATTTTATAACGTTCTACATATAtggtttctattttttaatgccCAGAATTGTCAATGAGTTTGTACCATGTTTTATTGTTTACTGTGCAGCTGCCTCTTATATGGATATTATCATACTACATGACTAAACTTGTGAGGTATCTGAAAATTCTTATGGCCTCTTCACCTTTTCAGGGAACACACTGCAAATTCCAGTCACCCATTGTacaattaaaatgtttttacttTCATTAAGATACTAGTGCATAAGGAATCTGTTTTCCACAGCAAAGCTTTCTCATGTCTTATTAGTTGCCTGAGATCAGATGTACATGTCAGATCAAAATGTTAATAACTGAGAAGTTATTGTTTTCTCCTTACATTTTTTTGGTGTACTTAAGGATCagggataaaacttttgtgcTAATGAACACAAAAAAGCAACACCATTTGTTATTCctcttgcaaaaaaataattggctCATGCATGCTTACAAGTTGCATACATATAGAACACTCATATCCTTTATTTGAGAGGACATGCAATTGAAGCTAACGAAAGCATATAATTCTGAATGCACCTTCCAATTACTGCTGTAAAATGTTAGTCCAGGGCATTATTAGATGAGCATGGGGGATAGTTTTTCCTACTGTAGCAATGAACATCACTGCCACTCTGAGTCTGAGTGCATGAATAGATGCCAGTTTCATCAGGCCTGTCGATGACCATGTCAGACAAATTGGAAACTCCCTGGAATATAATCACAGGTATGCCAGGATATGTTATCTGTTGAAATTAATATGtgctattttaatttatatacatacaacTATCTCAAGCTTTATGATTGCATTAAATATGGAGTGCAAACATTGACAGATCTTCTCTATAAGTGGAAGTTCTTCCCCAAAACGAAAAAGTactttgccacatcatcaagaGAATATGGACCTTCGATTTTTACTCGAAGTGTTGAAAGCCACTGGATCTTCCTATTGGCTAAACCTCTTcccaatccttcaagaaacttctttTACAAACTCAATCCTTCCACACCCCTGgacaagaaaaaacacatttcctcctcccccctcaGGCACCACAGACCACAGTGCGTCACCCTTCGCCTCCCCTCATTGCTCCACCTCCTCTTGGCTGTTGGCCTGCTGCCaccgcatcctcctccccttggCAGGCCCTACCGCAGTCTCCTCGCCACCCCCTTCACCATCGCATAGCCTCCCTCGTGGCTCAAGGCCACCAATCCCTCACATGGTTGTCATGGTGCTCCCATGTCCAAATGACAGTAGCGAATTGCCTCCTCGCTCCCACACTTGCCACCACCGCTGCCACATTTGCCTCCCCAGCTCCCTCACTCCCGCACTGGTCTCTTATCCCTTCTCTCTACCATGTGTAGGAAGCCCGGAGTGATGGCCTCAGCGAAGCAACTGTGGGACACTTTAGAACTCCTCCCTGCATTTATGCAGCATTTGCTTCTTCCACTCTACCGTGGACATACCTCTTCAGCAGCTCCTCAAAGGTTAGAAATTACTTCATAGCTTCTCTGCAATAGAATATGTGTACTCTTGAATGATATTCTGAGAATATTAGTTACTACAAAGTGGTACTTGCTTCCGAAACGAAAATTTTAATAGGACATTGAAATTTTTGTTGCTGTTCAATATATTAACCTGTAAAATCACTGCTTTCTTTTTCAGAAAGTTAAAACTATCCCTTTGCTGATGCATGATTTTATTTCAGTTCCTAGtgtaattttatgttaaagcAGCTAAATGGTAGGATACTACAGATCATCGAGTATATCATCAAACCAGTAAACTTCCATTTTGTTAGTGCTCCTAGATCGCATCGGAGAATATATTGAGATTGAGTATGGATCTTCAATTTCTGCTGTCGGCATTTCGTGATGCAGATGAACACAGGCAGTAGCATGTTGTTTGACACTCGTGTTGATCTGTACCACTGACAATCAGACATCACATATTCAGTGGAACTGAAAACATCAAAAAAGTAGCAGCCTGTTACTGATTAATTTTTGCCTGTGTGATGGCTCAGATATGGATTGGGAAAACCACTCACAGATATGGTGGAGGGGCATATTCACAAGGCAATACAATTAATGTCAAAGGCCAAAGTTTGTTGAACTGGAAATGCTGAGATTACTGGTCTTGATATTACCTCATCAATCAAGCCCATCAATCCCAGCTTCAAGAGTAAGCATCTACTTTGGACCAAACAACACGGTGGGCGGTCGAAATACATCAACCTTCATAGCAAAACATGTGGCCCTAGTTGACATTAGAGAGCATACTGCATTCTTGAACCTTTGCCTAGAACAATTTGTTCTCGGATGatcaactttggtttcaacGACCAATATGTAGTGTTTAGCAGAATGCCTCAAtgattataaacatattccCTTGGGCAAGTACTTGTTAGTGGCTACCTATTAGATGTTGCACCAAGTAGCAGTGAAACTATCGGCTGATCGGCTTGTTGGTCATATCGGTGGTCCTTGGTGGTTTCTTCGGCTCTGGTTAAGTCCTTACACAGCCAAAGCAATATGATCACCTCTGTTCGattgtttttacaaaattccAAGGAAGGTATTACCCTGTATGTCTGTATACCCCTTtcggttttttatttaacaccatTTTGGACATTTGTTtgatcattgttttttttttttgcaaatgtgCAATTTAGGCTATGCCCGAAGTACCTTTACTGACAAAATAATTGAcaacaaaataactaaaagttatttaaatttttaaataagacaaatagtcaaatgaagataaaaaaacaaaggcgttaattaaaataaattggaggatgtatcttttttttccctggaaAGAGGACTTTTCTAGGTCCTTTGCTATTGTTCAAACTAATCCCAGACGATACTTCATTTAATCAATCAATGTCCTTTTCTGCTAGAGTGGTATTCTATCACAAGTCTCAGCCGAGCTCAAGTGTACGTCAAGACATCATTCTCAATTCATTACTCATCTTTAGTAATCATGTCCTTTTGTTctgaatctaaaaaaataattttcttttcgatTCTTTTAACTTGTCTGTTATCCCGTCTTGTAATGAGTCGTTTGGGGACAATTATTTgatggcatatttataaacgaataataatttatgaataaaactttcatatatatttttttatctaaaagctagagctaaaaaataaactttgatgaaaaaaattccaaatcaattttaaatttaagattaaaaatttaaattttagcttataaatataaacagaaatgaagaaatgaaaaaatacaGAGTAAAGTAACACAAAGTGCAAGGGGAGATGAGCCAAACGTGAGGGGAAAAtacaaaaaagagaaagaaaagaaaaaaaaaacgcctCGGCGGAAGGAAACACAACCGTTCACTACTTTCCCATCTTTCTTCTTCATTTCtcgcaaaaagaaaatctattatattctatttatatttatttattattcttcGTTGCaaatgccgccgccgcctcgccaccccccccccccccccccccatcgTCGTCCCCGCGAATCCAAAGCACCGACCACCCGAATGCCGACGCTGCTCCACGTCAATCcgctcctcgcgccgccgacgaccccGCGGCTCTTTGccccctccgcctcgccgcggaGATCGGGGTCGGCCCGGCAGCGGCACGCGCattccgctcgcgccgccgctctagGGACCAGGAAGAGGGCTCCCGCCGCTGCGGTCTCGCCGCGGACGCCGATGGCGGTAGGGGAggagtgcgccgccgccgctgccgccgtcggtTCCCAGGTGCGGCCTCCCCCGTGATACTCCTCTCGccatcgctgctgctgctcctgccgCTGCTTTTCTCTTCCGTTGATGTCGCAATCGTCAGTTCGTCACCACTGGGGCTGGCCTCCCACATGTTCCGACAAGACAAATTCACGCAAATGCCACTGCACGACTggatgtgggacccacatggcagtcACACAGTGCACAGATCtcgctattttttttcaggtaGCCCCTTGGGATAGTTCAGTTATTGCAGAGTCCTCCCTCTGACGATGTGGGCCCCACTCTACAGTGACCGAACTGACGATGTGTTGTCTAATAGTAATACATACTAccacaatttttatatgacactgttatttttatctatgtttgaccgtttgttttattcaaatatataatattataagttatagttaaagtttctataataatacatcaaattataacaaagtaattatgattatatatttttttaaataagacgaatgatcaaacataaacataaaagttaacAACGTTATATAAGAGTATCttgtaagaaaattttcaccatGAGTCCATGAAGAACTGTCACGAGGTATTTCTTGCTGTGTTGTCGGTGAGAAAATGGACATTGTGCCACGTTCAAATAGTGGTTTCGCTAGAATGCCATTCCGAAAACGCGTTTCTTTAAAATGCCATACTGAGTGAGTGCTTTCAGCCACTTTGccattttttctagttttttgagtttttcaaattttttagctTATCAGCCCAGGTGATGTGACGAAAATGCCCCTGGTTCTAGTTGAATGAAACGTGTTCCCAGCCGCCGTGCCACCCCCGTGCCCCCGTGCTCAGTTGCTATcttgggaggaagaagacgctGGCTCAGATGGCGACCAGCACGTTTCATTCAACTGGAACTAGGGGCATTTTCGTCATGTTGCTTGGCtgataagccaaaaaaaattgaaaaactcaaaaaaccagaaaaaatgGCAAAGTGGCTGGAAGCACTCACTCAATATAGCATTTTAAAGAAACGCGTTTTCAGGATGGCATTCTAGCGAAACCACTATTTGAACGTGGCACAATGTCCATTTTCTCGTTGTGGGCAAGCCAGCAGGgcagtttaaatttttgcgattttttttccaaatctCTATTTTGGTGTTAGTTGCAGTGAGCTACTAGAATTTTGTGAAGCTTGCAATATCAGGAATGTGGGGTAATGTTTCGTCTTCAGGAGTTCTTGTCAGACGCG
This window harbors:
- the LOC102714177 gene encoding pentatricopeptide repeat-containing protein At1g11290, chloroplastic translates to MTVCCVATASASFLSPPMKRNLHSQSHAYAVANDHHMHLREAAARSDLPGALAAFAAMSSASAGTARPVLRTFTSLLKLCAARGDLTTGRAIHAQLAVRGLTSEGLAATALANMYAKCCRPSDARRVFDRMPVRDRVAWNALVAGYARNGLTRMAMEMVVRMQEEGERPDSVTLVSVLPACANARVLAPCREAHAFAIRAGLDELVNVSTAILDAYCKCGDIRAAKAVFDWMPVKNSVSWNAMIDGYGENGDAGEALALFKRMVEEGVDVTDVSVLAALQACGELGYLDEGRRVHELLVGIKLDSNVSVMNALITMYSKCKRIDLASQVFNELDRRTRVSWNAMILGCTQNGCSDDALRIFTRMQMENMRPDSFTLVSVIPALADISDPLQARWIHGYSIRLHLDQDVYVLTALIDMYAKCGRVTIARALFNSAREKHVITWNALIHGYGSHGFGKVAVELFEEMKSIGMAPNETTFLSVLSACSHAGLVEEGRKYFTSMKDDYGLEPGMEHYGTMVDLLGRAGKLDEAWAFIQKMPMDPGVSVYGAMLGACKLHKNVELAEESAQKIFELEPQEGVYHVLLANIYANASMWKDVARVRTAMEKKGLRKTPGWSIIQLKNEIHTFYSGSTNHQNAKAIYSRLAKLIEEIKAVGYVPDTDSIHDVEDDVKAQLLNTHSEKLAIAFGLIRTAPGTTIQIKKNLRVCNDCHNATKLISLVTGREIIMRDIQRFHHFKDGKCSCGDYW